The window AAACTATATTATCCGTATAAAATGAAAGATATGGGGTTTTTAACAAATTACACTAAATCTTTCTCCTCCATTCGGGGCGCCGGTGTTTGGAGAAATGGGAATCATTTTTATTTGTTTGTTGATCTACACAAAGATGAAGATATTAAAGAAAGCACAAGGTATGACGATAAACTTATTTCTAGAAAACGTATGCAATGGGAAACACAAAATAAAACCACACAAGATTCTAAAGTAGGAATGGATATCTGTTTGAATCAATCTAGAGGGATAATCCTTCACATGTTCATCAGAAAAGCTAAAAAGATTGGTACACAAAACCTTGATTATATTTATGTTG is drawn from Methanocalculus natronophilus and contains these coding sequences:
- a CDS encoding DUF3427 domain-containing protein is translated as KLYYPYKMKDMGFLTNYTKSFSSIRGAGVWRNGNHFYLFVDLHKDEDIKESTRYDDKLISRKRMQWETQNKTTQDSKVGMDICLNQSRGIILHMFIRKAKKIGTQNLDYIYVGKVNPIEYHGNAPIKLLLEFEQRLPKYLYDDLTLNIK